Within the Acidobacteriota bacterium genome, the region AGGCCGGGCAACGCGTTGCCGTCAATCTGGGCGGCGTCGAGGTCGCCGACATCACGCGCGGTGACACGCTGGTGTCGCCCGGCGATTTTGTCGCGACCCGGGTCTGTGATGCACGCATCGAGGTGCTGGCGTCGGGACGGCCGATCCGGCACGGGGCTCGCGTCCGTGTGCATCAGGGAACCAGCGAGGCGCTGGGGCGCGTGGCGATTTCGTCACTCGTGGCCGAGCGGACCAGCGGCGACCAGTTATCTGTCGCCGAGGTGCCCCCCGGTCGCGCCGCTTACGTGCGCCTCCGCCTCGAATCGCCGCTGGTGCTGGTCGGCGGCGACCGCTTCATCCTTCGCGCCTACTCGCCCTCGGTCACGATTGCGGGCGGCAGTGTCCTCGATCCGATCGCCCCGAGAATCGGAATCCGGACGCCGGCCGGCCGCGACCGATTCAGACGACTGGACCGGCTGGCGGCAGCCGCTGGTGCGGGGATACCGGAAACAGGCGGGCTCGAGCTGTTGCTCGACGAGGCGGACATCACCGGTGTGCCGCTCACCTCGCTGGTCTCCCGCCTGGGTCTATCGCCCGACGTCGCTCGTTCTATCGCCTCGCACTTCGAGGACCAGGGTCGCGTCGTCCGGGTGGAGCGGAGTCTGGTGGCCACCGCCGCGCTCGCCAGATTGTCGGACACGATCGTAGCGAATCTCGCCGAGTACCATCGTGCTCAGCCGCTCACCGACGGTCTCCCGCGTGAACACGTGCGGGAGCGGCTGTGCGCGCACGCCGCCGCTGGGGTGTTCGACCGCGTGGTTGCCGATCTGGTGGTTTCCGGGCGAATCGTGGCGACCGACCGGCTGGCCCTCGCGTCGCATCGGGTGGAAGTGATCGGAGAGGAAAAGGCGGCGCGCGACGGGCTCGAGCGGATCTATCGCGAGGCGGGCCTGAGGCCGCCCGACCTCAAGGACGCGGCGGCTGCGCTGGCGCTCGGTGCTGATGTGGCGGATTCAATAACGGCGCTGCTGGTGCGGCAGCGCGTGCTCATTCGGGTTGAGACGTTCCTGTTCCACCAGGAGGCACTGGCGCAGCTCAAGCAGGACATGACAGCGCTCAAGCAGACGGGAAACCACCCGGCCGCAAGGCTGGACGTGGCCGTGTTCAAGGATCGTTACGGAATCTCGAGGAAGTACGCGATTCCGCTGCTGGAGTATCTCGATCGGGAACGCGTCACGCGGCGCGTCGGGGACAGCCGCGTCTTCCTCTAGCCAATCGCGGGAACGCGCGACGAACGGCTACTCGCGTTTGTCGCCGCTGCCGTCGTTGGTGGCATCCTTGAAATTACGGATGGCCTTGCCGATGCCGCGGCCGAGTTCGGGCAGCCGGCTGCCTCCGAAGATCAGGATGGCAATCGCCAGAATGATCAGGAGTTCTGGAACACCAAGTCTCATGAGCGAATTGTAGCACCGTATTGAACCTTGAAGCCATGCGGCATCAGGCGTACAGTTAGATGAGATCCTCTGGCGTTACTGATACGGGATATGTGGAGTCGCGAATGACGAAGGTCGAACAGACATTGTTTACGGTGGGCGTATTCAAGGATGCCGCATGGGCAGAACGGGGCATCGAGGCGCTGCGCAAGCAGGGCTTTCAGTCGTCGGTGATGACCGTCCTGATCAAGGACGGCCCTGAAGCGGAGTCGTTCGTCCAAAAGATGACCGGAGTCAGCCCCGAGCGCCTGGAACTGCCGAAAGTCGGAGCGGTG harbors:
- the selB gene encoding selenocysteine-specific translation elongation factor gives rise to the protein MKHIVVGTAGHIDHGKSALVLALTGTDPDRLKEEQTRGITIDLGFAHWQTPDLSVAFVDVPGHERFVKNMLAGVGGIDAVLFVVAADESVMPQTREHFEICRLLHVPAGIIALTKTDLVDDDVIDLVRLEVRELVQGSFLEQAPVIPVSARTGAGLDALRGALAELGRTSRRRPADGPVRLPVDRVFSVKGFGTVVTGTLVSGTLAADRDLVALPAGLGVKVRGIQVHGTKQATGEAGQRVAVNLGGVEVADITRGDTLVSPGDFVATRVCDARIEVLASGRPIRHGARVRVHQGTSEALGRVAISSLVAERTSGDQLSVAEVPPGRAAYVRLRLESPLVLVGGDRFILRAYSPSVTIAGGSVLDPIAPRIGIRTPAGRDRFRRLDRLAAAAGAGIPETGGLELLLDEADITGVPLTSLVSRLGLSPDVARSIASHFEDQGRVVRVERSLVATAALARLSDTIVANLAEYHRAQPLTDGLPREHVRERLCAHAAAGVFDRVVADLVVSGRIVATDRLALASHRVEVIGEEKAARDGLERIYREAGLRPPDLKDAAAALALGADVADSITALLVRQRVLIRVETFLFHQEALAQLKQDMTALKQTGNHPAARLDVAVFKDRYGISRKYAIPLLEYLDRERVTRRVGDSRVFL
- the tatA gene encoding twin-arginine translocase TatA/TatE family subunit, whose amino-acid sequence is MRLGVPELLIILAIAILIFGGSRLPELGRGIGKAIRNFKDATNDGSGDKRE